One window of the Cryptomeria japonica chromosome 7, Sugi_1.0, whole genome shotgun sequence genome contains the following:
- the LOC131053812 gene encoding uncharacterized protein LOC131053812, with the protein MGKPNEGSNPAGNEDGEEIRESSGCSCNACASSICTGKIRKYVVALVLSLNLLAFGVWSLPIFGKNNRTSAGLASANNLQAQIQASFRLQKSLSAVNANVPKLEGAISEEVGVPFTKVAVTSIEPLNATNSTEVIFDILPDPENTNISSYGLFWLRETFIALLSGSYNLSLKSEAFGDASFFELLKFPGGITVVPKQKVFPLQRNPVLLNFTLHSTIAQVVQNLDQLRKQLSIYLRVRPNENVFVQLTNLQGSTVNPPVIVETFIVSVVGKKALPTPRLRQLAHEINPSSNLGLNHTLFGKVKQIQLSSYLRYPSSPPPYHLFSPVSSPSESTFISPTHSTPPSYDQHVIAPSPNNAVPAPVSHHHADSPCYRHGLIPYHHHVFAPSSYHSHNHCNLHHASNPVKCRHRGHAPISGLNGEAPSPSPSMAKPFGHHHHRTVASAPHVITSVPPAFSPQDGLSPQARHLGGHSFASASPAPSPLPYYSVPKSAPPASSGMVSSPKSPHLSPEGLSHSPSPQKTRMSHPDLPEKISPAPAFSDVSYSSYCVGPTQLIIRSLILAGTVLSVLV; encoded by the exons ATGGGAAAACCCAACGAGGGCTCCAATCCTGCAGGCAATGAGGATGGGGAGGAAATTCGGGAGTCATCTGGCTGTAGTTGCAATGCTTGTGCTTCAAGCATCTGCACAGGGAAGATACGGAAGTATGTGGTTGCATTGGTTCTCTCTCTGAACCTGTTGGCATTTGGGGTTTGGTCACTTCCAATATTTGGGAAGAATAATCGGACGTCTGCGGGACTTGCATCAGCAAATAATCTGCAAG CTCAAATACAAGCAAGCTTTAGGCTCCAGAAATCATTATCTGCTGTCAATGCTAATGTTCCAAAGTTGGAAGGTGCCATATCGGAGGAAGTAGGTGTTCCCTTCACAAAG GTTGCAGTGACATCGATAGAGCCATTAAATGCTACAAACTCGACTGAGGTTATATTTGACATTCTTCCAGATCCAGAGAACACAAATATTTCATCATATGGCCTTTTTTGGTTAAGAGAAACATTCATTGCTCTGTTATCAGGGAGTTATAATCTTTCTTTGAAATCGGAAGCTTTTGGAGATGCTTCtttttttgaactgttgaagtTTCCTGGAGGAATTACAGTTGTGCCTAAACAGAAAGTTTTTCCTTTGCAACGAAACCCAGTTCTCCTTAATTTTACATTACACAGCACAATTGCCCAAGTTGTTCAAAATCTAGATCAGCTAAGAAAGCAGTTGAGCATTTATTTACGAGTCCGGCCCAACGAG AATGTGTTTGTTCAGTTAACAAATCTGCAAGGGTCAACTGTGAATCCCCCAGTTATAGTTGAGACATTTATTGTGTCAGTGGTGGGGAAGAAGGCTCTACCAACTCCAAGACTAAGGCAGTTGGCTCATGAAATCAATCCGTCAAGTAACCTGGGACTTAATCACACTCTTTTTGGCAAAGTAAAGCAGATTCAGTTGTCATCATATCTGAGATACCCTTCAAGTCCTCCACCTTATCATCTTTTTAGTCCAGTCTCATCACCTTCAGAAAGTACATTTATTAGTCCAACACATTCCACACCTCCCTCTTATGACCAACATGTTATTGCTCCATCTCCTAACAATGCAGTTCCAGCACCAGTTTCCCACCACCATGCTGATTCTCCCTGCTACCGGCATGGCTTAATTCCATATCATCACCATGTATTTGCACCCTCTTCTTATCATTCACATAATCATTGTAACCTACATCATGCTTCAAACCCTGTTAAATGTAGGCATAGAGGGCATGCTCCGATCTCTGGGTTGAATGGAGAAGCACCTTCACCCTCACCTAGCATGGCTAAGCCTTTTGGGCACCACCATCATAGAACAGTAGCTTCTGCACCCCATGTTATAACTTCTGTTCCTCCTGCCTTCTCTCCACAGGACGGCCTTTCTCCTCAAGCTCGGCACCTGGGTGGTCACTCTTTTGCTTCAGCTTCACCTGCTCCATCTCCTTTACCATACTACTCTGTTCCTAAAAGTGCTCCACCTGCTTCAAGTGGCATGGTTTCATCACCTAAATCTCCACATCTCTCTCCAGAAGGGTTATCTCATTCTCCATCTCCGCAAAAGACTAGGATGTCTCACCCAGATCTGCCAGAAAAGATTTCCCCTGCTCCGGCTTTCTCAGATGTTTCATATTCAT CCTATTGTGTAGGTCCTACTCAGTTGATCATCAGATCACTGATTTTGGCGGGAACTGTTTTATCTGTGTTGGTTTGA